tggcATAGCAGCTAGCCCGCGACacggttagccattgtggctgagACCGCGGGTTGTCCCgggtttgtggctgtctagatccctgctgtttgttgtgttcaatcttccctgtgacctgtcctgtctggaactgcgaggagtaacagtGTAACCTTAAGTTGCTAGcttccatgacaaagaccaaagccggcgggagtaccattgaggacagtggtgtctctctatcacaggtgaaggatcttttaaatgaacaaaaatagttctacaagcagttgttacaacaacaagaaaatagattaaagtgaagaacagtttgcagttctcccagggtcagctcgatgaggtGAAACAGGAGAATGCAAGATGACaacaatctgtaagtcattgagagaggacatcagttctgtgtgtgaatccatgataacaatgacggataaatcttgagggacaatcaaggcggaacaacatggttgtggacggaattgcagaatctccacgagacctggacggagtctgaggacaaagtgagggaaatgatctctgagaaattgaaaATGAACCTCAGGAAGATTGAGAtggagcgcgcccacaggactggaaatcCCACctccggcccaggtgacaggcccaggccgatagtggtcaagttcctgaggttcaaggacaaggtagctgttctggaaagagccaagaacttgacaagaacgtatatcttcctcaacgaggactatcctgaagctgtgcgccagaagaggaaataacttatcccagccatgaaagctgccagagcgcgtggggacattgcttacatccgctatgacaggctcattgacCACCCTgcctcccagaagcctggaagggatgagagagccaaggctaaaatagcccatattaataaatgtagccttagaaataaggttaatgaaatcaataacttgctaacatcagataacattcatatattagccatttctgagactcacttagatcattcatttgatgatacagcagtagcaatacaaggatataacatctatagaagagacagaaatgcttatgggggagatgttgctgtatatattcagagccatatccctgtaatgcttagagaagatcttatgtcaagtgttattgaagtgttgtggttgcaggttcacttggcacatcttttggggtgttgctataggccaccaagtgctaaaagtcagtatctaaataatatgtgtgaaatgcttgatagtgtatgtgatgtaaacagagaggtctactttcttgaggacctgaacattgactggttttcaacaagctgtccgctcaagaggaagcttctcactgtaaccagtgcctgtaatctggttcaggttattaatcaacctaccagggtgtttacaaacactacaggagcaagatcatccacatgtctCGATCACATTTTttctaatactgtagaactttgttctaaagctgtatccgtagccattggatgcagtgatcacaatattgtggctatatccaggaaagccaaagctccaaaagctgggcctaaaatagtgtataagagatcatacaaaatattttgctgtgaatcttatgtggatgatgttaaaaatatttgttggtctgttgtgattaataaggagcatccagatgctgcacttaatgaatttatgaaattgcttcttccaattattgataaacatgcacctgttaagaaactgactgttagaactgttaaggctccatggactgatgaggaattgaaaaactttaaggttgaaagagatggggcaaaaggagtggctaataagtctggctgcacatctaactggctgacttactgcaaattgagaaattatgggcggcaggtagcttagtgggtaagagcgttgtgccagtaaccgaaaggtcgctggttttaatccccgagccgactaggtgaaaaatctgtcaatgtgcccttaagcaaggcacttaaccctaattgctcctgtaagtcgctctggataagagcgtctgctaaatgtaaaataaataaataaatgtgacaaaaaaaaaaaaaaaatgtattatgaagccaagatcagtGATATAAATAATTATGGAAAAGggtttggagtactttaaatgaaattatgggcagaaagacaaattcaacacCATCTTttatcgaatcagatggcttttCAACACAAAACCATTTGgtgttgccaattatttttatGATAAtttaattggcaaagtgggcaaacttagaacagtgagccatcgtattcatgcatgaaaaataaataatgaaagaaaagcattgcaagtttgaattttgtaaagttaatgtgggagaggtggaagacctcctggcattgacaacttagatgcaAAGCTACTgtggatggtagctgactctatagccactcctatctgtcatatctttaagcTGAGCCTAGTGGAAagtatttgtcctcaggcctggagggaagccaaagtaattctgcTACCCAAGAGTGATAAAGTGGCCTTTacgggttctaacagcagacctataagcttgctgccagcacttagcaaactgttggaaaaaatggtgtttgaccaaatacaatgctatttctctgtaaataaatattgaccataacctgttgttgaaaaaacacatgttatggcttttcaacctctcccatatcgtggattcagagctatctaataGACCTCAAAGGGTtttatttaatggaagcctctctaatgtcaaacatgtagggtgtggtgtaccgcagggcagctctctaggccctctattcttttatatttttaccaatgacctgccactggcattaaacaaagcatgtgtgtccatgtattctgatgattcaaccatatacgcattagcaaccacagctaatgaaatcactgaaacccttaacaaagagttgcagtctgttttggaatgggtggccagtaataaactggtcctgaacatctctaaaactaagagcattgtatttggtacaaatcattccctaagttctagacctcagctgaatctggtaatgaatggtgtggctgttgaaccaagttgaggagactaaattacttggcgttaccttagattgtaaactgtcatggtcaaaccaTATAGagtcaatggttgtaaagatgtggagaggtctgtctgtaataaagagatgttctgcttttttgacatcgcattccaaaaagcaagttctgcaggctctagttttgttttatcttgattattgtccagtcgtgttgtcgagtgctgcaaggaaagacctagttaagctgcagctggcccagaacagagcagcacgtcttgctcttcattgtaatcagagggctgatataaatactatgcatgccagtttctcttggctaagagttgaggagagactgactgcatcacttcttctttttataacaaacaatgtgttgaaaatcccaaattgtttgcatagtcaacttacccttcgaacacaccgactgcgtcattgcgttttggtacaccagaattACTTTCATTTCCAATgaaacgctgcgtttgccttgcagcattacagaggcagttgcagtgcattctgtgtggtacatatgttggatttatcaaacgtatgcgtcaaactgtatgtgtAAACGGTTTGCCgtaaatggtagcagaaggtgaatgttgaacttttgttgcacacatatctggATGATGatgcatactattttgcgcaatgacgcagtcggtgCGTTCAAAGcgttacacacagctctgacacacacacttaccccaccagacatgccaccaggggtcttttaacagtcaaaaaatccagaacaaattcaagaaagtgtacagtattatatagagccattattgcatggaactccgttccatctcatattgctgaAATGAACatcaaacctggtttcaaaaaacatataaagcaacacctcacggcacaacgcctctcccctattttacctagatagtttgtgtgtatgtattgatatgtaggctatgtgtgccttttTTAATGAATCTTtgtattgatgtagttctgtcattgagatgttcttgtctattaatattCTGTATTAGGATAGTAAaataaacgtgtgtgtgtgtgtatgtgtgtgtgtgtgtgtgtgtgcgcgtgcgtgtttAAACTTACCCTGGGTCCTGTTTTCTCCATATAGCCCTCCTTCAGAAAGTTGCGGGTCAATTTGGGCATCAGCTGAAAAATATGATTAAATACAGAGTGATGTTGTGTGTGAACTTGtatgcgtccgtgtgtgtgtgtgtgtgtgtgtgtgtactcacctcTGCATCATTAGCCCCTGGGAAAGCCACCTTTAGATAGTGCAGCTGGATGGCCCTTATAGAATTGAACCAGTCTACTATCTCctaatggagggatggagagagaaagagagggaaagagaaatagagagaggggggaggagtgaGCTACCTTGCTGAATTGATCCATACACATCCATATACAGTGACAGACACACCCCCACACAGCTACCTTGCCGTTGTCGTGGTagaggaagatgtttctggtgaTGTAGTCTTTTAGGTAGGTGATCTGTAGTCCGTTGGGGTTACCTATCTTCTCTGGCTGGAAGGCTGCGTTGATAGAGTCCACCTTGATCACGGCTTTAGGCTCCTTggcctggagagaggggagggagagagagttaggggTGGTGAGAGGGGAATGGAAAGGAGGTTAGAGGGGTGGTGGAGGGACGTTGGAGgggtagggtggcaggtaaggtgtGGATGGGAGGCTGAAGGGGGTGGAGgtaagatggagagaggggtagggtGCACCCAGAAACTCTCCAGGAGGGTTGTCCACCCCTGGTCTAGGTTTTAGGTGGAGGAGCTGCACATCTTTGTTGACACAAGCACGGACTTAGCATATTATGAATAATACAACTTTGCCAACAGTAGTTACTGTAAATGCCAAGGACTCAGTGGAGGGTTGAATTAGCACTTTAGAAGGGGAACACATGAGCTCCAACATCTTAAGTGAAACGCACACAGGAGTATCTTAGACAAGTTGGCTGAATCCCCAGGAGGCATACCTGGACATCTGATACACTTCAGCACTCTCCAAGTGAAACCAATTTGTAGGCTTACATGACAACTACAACTAAACACTGTGTAAGTAGGTATTGCCTTCCCCAGGCAATCGACTCAACTCACAGTCGCACCCACACTgcaacacaaacactcactcgcTCGCACATTCACACTCAATCCCCTTTCACTGTCGTAAAATGCAAAGTGAAATACTTTCTGGAGGCCAAAAGAGTTAGGTATTAGACACAGAGTTATTTAACAAAGTTTAATGTGACAACTTTAGCACAGGGATTTGTCTCTAATTGGTTTAATACTGTTCAACTGTGACACAGCATTGGCAGGTTTCAGTAGCaaagacacacagggagagagagagagagagagagagagagacagagagagagagagagagagagagagagagagagagagagagagacagagagagagagacagagacagagacagagacagagatgtttaTTGTCTGAACTTGCTGTATTGTAACATGGCAGACCTTCCTGTGACTCATTGGttaggaaagtgtgtgtgttgtgtgtgttgtgtgtgtgtgcccaacaGGGTAGGGCAGGCTGCAGAATAATATCAAAGCTAAAAGTGTTTGTCTCAGTATTTGTATGATTATATGTTgaagggagagtgtgtgagagggagacagCAGTAAATAGTCTGACTTACATCATACTTGGTGAAGTACTTCAGTGTCCCCTCTCTTTCTGAGAGAACAAATCGTCGGTTGAGGAACTGGCCGTTGTCCCGCCCCCTTTTCATCAACATTCCATCCCTCGTTCCTGTCAGTGACACAGTGACAAGCTTTTCAtcagtgcatgtctgtgtgtgtgtgtgtgcgtgcatgcatgtttgcatgcgtatgtgtgtgtgtatgtgagcatgagagtgtgtgtgtgtttgcgtaatATGTGTGTCCTCACCCTCCTCATAGGTCAGTTTCTTCCCTTCGCCTGTAAACTCTTTCCTCTCATACTTTGCTCTGATCCACTGCTCCCTCAGGAccctggacacacgcacacacacacacacacacacacacacacacatacacaattagaAATCAGGAAAACATCTCAAAATCAAAATACATGAAATCTCTACACAAAACGTATATTAACTAATTATTGTCATTGTGACAACAGCAGAACAGAGTGTGTTATAGTGAGTGTTACAGTGAGTGTTTTAGTGAGTGTTACAGTGAGTGTTTTAGTGAGTGTTATAGTGAGTGTTATAGTGAGTGTTTTAGTGAgtgttttagtgtgtgtttgtaagttCTCAAAGAGGAAAGAAGCTTAAatgattgttaatctaactgcagtgtccaatttacagtagctattacagcaaaaaaaaaagaccatgctattgtttgaggataggcacaacaacaaaacacttttatcaaggcaactggtttgatacattcacctttaatgtttttttttttttttaggaaaGAGGCTAGAACAGATACTCTCTGTAGGACAGGTGTAGGACAGATACTCTCTGTAGGACAGGTGTAGAACAGATACTCTCTGTAGGACAGGTGTTGAACAGATACTCTCTGTAGGACAGGTGTCGAACAGATACTCTCTGTAGGACAGGTGTGGAACAGATACTCTCTGTAGGACAGGTATGGAACAGATACTCTCTGTAGGCCAGGTGTAGAATAGATACTCTCTGTAGGACAGGTGTAGAACAGTGGTAACTAAGCTTAGCTCTGACCTCTACACCTGTTTCTCCGTGGAGCTGCTTTAAACACAGGGATCATGTGAATCATGTGATCATTGTGaatagtgtgttgtgtgtgtggtctgtgtgtgtagagagagagagtgtctgtgtgtgcgtggatgtctatttgtgtgtgtgtttgtgtgtccttcCTAAGAGCTGCCTAATTGTCCCCTTccagcagacagagagatacaagGGTTTCTCTAAAcctctgaactgagagagagagagagagagagagagagatagacagagagagagagagagagagagagagagagagagagagagagagagagagagagagagagagagagagaagagaggagacagcaGTACAACATGGTCAGgccttaactctctctctctctcatccttccccttacatctctctctctctctctcagcttgcTCTTTTATATCCCCCCCTCTCATGAGACTGATTCTACAAGAGCTGTTTATTTCAGacgtttgaaaaggtcctgaggACGTTGATATATGCCTTCCTCGGTGCTCACCAAAAAAACAGCAGCACAGCCCTGGGCTTGAACTCATGAGGCTCAGAACCAGAGCACGCtacttagaccactgcaccacagcagttcacaatgctctagcaagcaGGGAGGGTACTTTATGATACTTGATGGAAACAGCGCATTATTTTGTTTTAAAACCTCTACTGGATCAGTGTTTCCCGAAATTGGGACAGTTGTTGCTCAATATGTGATATTTGACTAGAATGgcgttgtaaacaacagccaacttcccgggacatagacatgtcttatatcgtcaaaaagcttaaatgattgttaatctaactgcagtgtccaatttacaatagctattacagcaaaaaaaaaagaccatgctattgtttgaggataggcacaacaacaaaacacttttatcaaggcaactggtttgatacattcacctttaATGGTAAATTACTGTACTTACAtttagtaatcttgctctgatttgtcatcctgagggtcccagagataaaatgtagcacgATCCATGTTGTATACAGCGTTTTGCATGAATTCCGACTCTTTCAACAAAACCATTTATGAAATCTAATCGGCAAAACTTTGCTTAACCCGGTCAAGTTCGGATTCTGTGCAATCATCAGACACTCCAGAAGGCAACCAAACATGTTTCAACATTCTACATTACGTATTGGCTACACAACACGTCAATTAGCCCATGAAGGTCAGCCATCATTACGCACCAATGAGACGAGAGGTGTTCACTTGATTGACAGTGTCTTGGTCCAATGACCACCTATCGTTTTGTGAGCAACCGTGTTCATTCTCAAGGGGAAAGAAAACAGGAAGAACTGTAGTTTATGTTACGCAGCGGTTCATTCTCGTCTACAAACTTTTCTCAAAACTGAAAAAGTAAAACATGGCTACTAAGAGTGGAAAAGCTAAATCGAAGTCCAAGTAGACAAATTTGGATGAGATTATTGCAGAAATTGACCGGGAGAGGACTTTGAGTGAGCACAGTTTTGATTCAGTAAGTAAAATACATTTTTGCTTCTCATGCTAATGCAGTTGTTTAAATGGTTGCATATTCATTTGAGATATTTTTATTAGAtttctatatatatacagtaccagtcaaaagtttggacacacccactctttcaagggtttttcaaatcttctgtatacaccccataccttgtcacaacacaactgattggctcaaacgcattaagaaggaaataaattccacaaattaacttttaagaaggcacacctgttaattgaaatgcattccaggtgactacctcatgaagctggttgagagaatgccaagagtgtgcaaagctatcatcaaggcaaagggtggctatttgaagaatctcaaatataaaatatattgtagtaacttttttggttactacatgattccatatgtgttatttcatagttttgatgtcttcactattattctacaatgtagaaaatagtaaaaataaagaaaaaacaacTGGAacgaataggtgtgtccaaacttttgactggtactgtatgtttgtttgtttgtttgatcttttaccagatctattgtgttatgttctcctacattcatttcacatctCCACcgacttcaaag
The DNA window shown above is from Coregonus clupeaformis isolate EN_2021a chromosome 18, ASM2061545v1, whole genome shotgun sequence and carries:
- the zgc:92360 gene encoding arf-GAP with dual PH domain-containing protein 1 isoform X2 encodes the protein MKVKSLSLSRWEDQEVEFMAENGNGLMKHKYEAVVPVYYYKPTHKDCQVLREQWIRAKYERKEFTGEGKKLTYEEGTRDGMLMKRGRDNGQFLNRRFVLSEREGTLKYFTKYDAKEPKAVIKVDSINAAFQPEKIGNPNGLQITYLKDYITRNIFLYHDNGKEIVDWFNSIRAIQLHYLKVAFPGANDAELMPKLTRNFLKEGYMEKTGPRHTEGFKKRWFTLDHRRLMYYKDPLDAFAKGEAFLGHQDHGYSASPGLPAGTHCNGAWQHGITIVTPERSFLFTCETEFEQQDWLKHFNDVISIQMSPQEYSMEAMFRHKH